In Capillimicrobium parvum, a genomic segment contains:
- a CDS encoding SigB/SigF/SigG family RNA polymerase sigma factor codes for MHGTPRSGNMSGMADGGSTTAAQRAARERTLLERYHKHGDSAARDQLAEEMLPLARALAGRYAGRGEPLDDLVQVACIGIMKAIDGFDTTREVRFSSYATPTVLGEIKRHFRDRTWALHVPRGTQELQLKVAKARDELTNQLGRSPTVEEIAAAVDASMEDTLSAIQSAQAHRTRSFDEPAGEDSTLAESLGGADPELGRAEIRVMLDDALESLSDRDREILRLRFEEDMTQTEISSLIGVSQMQVSRLIRQSLARLRMDIEATKPTRRPAA; via the coding sequence GTGCACGGGACGCCCCGGTCGGGCAACATGTCGGGCATGGCCGATGGGGGGTCCACCACGGCGGCGCAGCGCGCCGCGCGCGAACGCACGCTGCTCGAGCGCTACCACAAGCACGGCGACTCCGCGGCGCGCGACCAGCTCGCCGAGGAGATGCTGCCGCTCGCGCGCGCGCTCGCGGGCCGCTACGCCGGCCGCGGCGAGCCGCTCGACGACCTCGTCCAGGTCGCCTGCATCGGGATCATGAAGGCGATCGACGGCTTCGACACGACGCGCGAGGTCCGCTTCTCCTCCTACGCGACGCCGACCGTCCTCGGCGAGATCAAGCGCCACTTCCGGGACCGCACCTGGGCCCTGCACGTCCCGCGCGGCACGCAGGAGCTGCAGCTCAAGGTGGCCAAGGCGCGCGACGAGCTCACCAACCAGCTCGGCCGCTCGCCGACCGTCGAGGAGATCGCCGCGGCGGTCGACGCGTCGATGGAGGACACGCTGAGCGCCATCCAGTCGGCCCAGGCGCACCGCACGCGCTCGTTCGACGAGCCCGCGGGCGAGGACTCGACCCTGGCCGAGTCGCTGGGCGGCGCCGACCCCGAGCTGGGCCGCGCGGAGATCCGCGTGATGCTCGACGACGCGCTCGAGTCACTGTCGGACCGCGACCGCGAGATCCTGCGGCTGCGCTTCGAGGAGGACATGACGCAGACGGAGATCTCCAGCCTGATCGGGGTCTCGCAGATGCAGGTGTCGCGGCTCATCCGCCAGTCGCTCGCGCGGCTGCGGATGGACATCGAGGCGACGAAGCCGACGCGCCGCCCGGCCGCCTAG
- the ccrA gene encoding crotonyl-CoA carboxylase/reductase → MSSIAAEPGELPATMAAWVIREERQGEPVDAFQIEEIEVPEPGAFEVVVRVMAAGVNFNNVWAALGQPVSVFGYGDHPQYGHHIGGSDASGIVWKVGDGVTRWKPGDEVVIHCNQASYEDPEVHGLDPLAAPSQRIWGYETTWGSFAQFTKVQAQQLLPRPRNLTWEEAASYGLTYFTAYRMLIDQVKLQAGHRVLIWGAAGGLGVFATQLCKASGAECVGVVSSDEKGELIKRLGATDYINRNEFAGMMRKGGETPDEEKARFKVSRAFSKRVGDLLGEPPDIVFEHVGKATFPTSVLTVKPFGKVVICGATSGYQLDFDVRYLWMRQKQIIGSHFANAWECKKANELIEQSKIRPVLWQTMGFDKVAEAHQLMHENKHLGKISILVGAAEEGLGQTEEGPGAIRAEVGS, encoded by the coding sequence GTGAGCAGCATCGCTGCCGAGCCGGGTGAGCTCCCCGCGACGATGGCCGCCTGGGTCATCCGCGAGGAGCGCCAGGGCGAGCCCGTCGACGCCTTCCAGATCGAGGAGATCGAGGTACCGGAGCCCGGAGCCTTCGAGGTCGTCGTTCGCGTCATGGCCGCCGGCGTGAACTTCAACAACGTCTGGGCGGCGCTCGGCCAGCCGGTATCGGTCTTCGGCTACGGCGACCACCCGCAGTACGGCCACCACATCGGCGGCTCGGACGCCTCCGGCATCGTCTGGAAGGTCGGCGACGGCGTCACGCGGTGGAAGCCGGGCGACGAGGTCGTCATCCACTGCAACCAGGCCTCCTACGAGGACCCGGAGGTCCACGGGCTCGACCCGCTCGCCGCCCCGAGCCAGCGGATCTGGGGCTACGAGACGACGTGGGGCTCGTTCGCCCAGTTCACGAAGGTCCAGGCCCAGCAGCTCCTGCCCCGCCCCCGGAACCTGACGTGGGAGGAGGCGGCGTCCTACGGGCTGACGTACTTCACCGCCTACCGCATGCTCATCGACCAGGTGAAGCTGCAGGCGGGCCACCGCGTCCTGATCTGGGGCGCCGCGGGCGGGCTCGGCGTCTTCGCCACCCAGCTCTGCAAGGCGTCCGGCGCCGAGTGCGTCGGCGTCGTCTCGTCCGACGAGAAGGGCGAGCTGATCAAGCGCCTCGGGGCGACGGACTACATCAACCGCAACGAGTTCGCGGGGATGATGCGCAAGGGCGGCGAGACGCCCGATGAGGAGAAGGCGCGCTTCAAGGTGTCGCGCGCGTTCTCCAAGCGCGTCGGGGATCTGCTCGGCGAGCCGCCCGACATCGTGTTCGAGCACGTCGGCAAGGCGACGTTCCCCACGTCGGTGCTGACCGTCAAGCCGTTCGGCAAGGTCGTGATCTGCGGCGCGACGTCGGGCTACCAACTCGACTTCGACGTGCGCTACCTGTGGATGCGCCAGAAGCAGATCATCGGCTCGCACTTCGCCAACGCGTGGGAGTGCAAGAAGGCCAACGAGCTCATCGAGCAGTCGAAGATACGCCCGGTGCTCTGGCAGACGATGGGCTTCGACAAGGTGGCGGAGGCGCACCAGTTGATGCATGAGAACAAGCACCTCGGGAAGATCTCGATCCTCGTCGGCGCCGCCGAGGAGGGTCTGGGCCAGACCGAGGAGGGTCCCGGAGCGATCCGGGCGGAGGTCGGAAGCTGA
- a CDS encoding magnesium transporter CorA family protein — MHALGADDADAIAAAHAAGEFVWADLLDPTPEQLARIGDVFDLHPLAIEDATEFDQLPKIDHYRDWLLLVFYGVAEDDSEPVDLIETHLFVAHDWLVTVRREPCMSLETLVHRDDPGDERWIVYRVIDALTDSFFSVLHTLDDRIEALENEILTGNVQRVREHVITLRRSVGRLTRVLIAQRDILDGSAKDLAALAGLEDESTAYFRDVQDHLRRLALRADGQRERLTAAIHLADSAANTRMTRASERLALIATVFLPLTAVASFFGMNFSWMVDHIDTLGWFLALGIALPVATLVGLFAFVLKRGYLD; from the coding sequence GTGCACGCCCTGGGCGCCGACGACGCGGACGCCATCGCAGCCGCCCACGCCGCGGGCGAGTTCGTCTGGGCCGACCTGCTCGACCCCACCCCCGAGCAGCTCGCCCGGATCGGCGACGTCTTCGACCTGCACCCGCTCGCGATCGAGGACGCCACCGAGTTCGACCAGCTGCCGAAGATCGACCACTACCGCGACTGGCTGCTGCTCGTCTTCTACGGGGTCGCCGAGGACGACAGCGAGCCGGTCGACCTCATCGAGACGCACCTGTTCGTCGCGCACGACTGGCTCGTCACCGTACGCCGCGAGCCCTGCATGTCCCTCGAGACCCTGGTCCACCGCGACGACCCGGGCGACGAGCGCTGGATCGTCTACCGCGTCATCGACGCGCTGACCGACTCGTTCTTCAGCGTCCTGCACACGCTCGACGACCGCATCGAGGCGCTCGAGAACGAGATCCTCACCGGGAACGTGCAGCGGGTGCGCGAGCACGTGATCACGCTGCGGCGCTCCGTCGGGCGGCTCACCCGCGTCCTGATCGCCCAGCGCGACATCCTCGACGGCTCGGCCAAGGACCTCGCCGCGCTGGCCGGCCTGGAGGACGAGTCGACCGCCTACTTCCGCGACGTCCAGGACCACCTGCGCCGCCTCGCGCTCCGCGCCGACGGCCAGCGCGAGCGGCTGACCGCCGCGATCCACCTCGCCGACAGCGCCGCGAACACCCGCATGACGCGGGCCAGCGAGCGGCTCGCGCTCATCGCCACGGTCTTCCTGCCGCTGACCGCCGTGGCGAGCTTCTTCGGCATGAACTTCTCGTGGATGGTCGACCACATCGACACGCTCGGGTGGTTCCTCGCGCTCGGGATCGCGCTGCCCGTCGCCACGCTCGTCGGGCTGTTCGCGTTCGTCCTCAAGCGCGGCTACCTCGACTGA
- a CDS encoding MFS transporter, with the protein MRLPITDDNRRWWTLAAMCFALFMVMLDNTVVNVALPAIQRDLHMSISGLEWTINAYTLVLAVLLVTGGRLGDLFGRKRMFLFGVVVFALASAMIGFAQSEAWLVGFRAVQGIGAAFMMPGTLSIITHSFPAEERGKAIGTWAGVSALALAIGPVLGGFLVEHVSWQSIFFINLPVAAFAIVLTLIAANESRDEGVARTIDVPGVAAITIGLGALVFALVEGNQWGWGSARILALFATAVIGLVGFVIIERRSRAPMVDFTFFRSREFFGANAVAFIVTFGMFAMFFFLALYMQNVRDYTALQAGVRFLPTTLLIIVTAPLAGRLSDRIGSKLPMVAGLLIVSGSLFWQSFLTTSSGYGFLVVPFMMMGVGMGLVMSPMSTAAMNAVPVTKAGVASGILSMTRMVGGTFGVAALGALITALGRDRLGHLLPQAGSGQLDKLADALGAGAAPAGAPSSAMDDAFVHALQGGMRLGAAVVLVGAFVAAATISSRRRVPANAGQGVDAAQTELAA; encoded by the coding sequence GTGAGGCTGCCGATCACCGACGACAACCGCCGCTGGTGGACCCTCGCCGCGATGTGCTTCGCGCTGTTCATGGTGATGCTCGACAACACCGTGGTCAACGTGGCGCTGCCGGCGATCCAGCGCGACCTGCATATGTCCATCTCCGGCCTGGAGTGGACGATCAACGCCTACACGCTCGTGCTCGCCGTCCTGCTCGTGACCGGCGGGCGCCTCGGCGACCTGTTCGGGCGCAAGCGGATGTTCCTGTTCGGCGTCGTCGTGTTCGCGCTCGCCAGCGCGATGATCGGCTTCGCCCAGAGCGAGGCGTGGCTCGTCGGCTTCCGCGCGGTCCAGGGCATCGGCGCCGCGTTCATGATGCCGGGCACCCTCTCGATCATCACCCACTCGTTCCCGGCCGAGGAGCGCGGCAAGGCGATCGGCACGTGGGCCGGCGTGAGCGCGCTCGCGCTGGCGATCGGGCCCGTCCTCGGCGGCTTCCTCGTCGAGCACGTCTCCTGGCAGTCGATCTTCTTCATCAACCTGCCCGTCGCCGCGTTCGCCATCGTGCTGACGCTCATCGCCGCGAACGAGTCGCGCGACGAGGGCGTGGCTCGCACGATCGACGTCCCCGGCGTCGCGGCCATCACGATCGGCCTCGGCGCGCTCGTCTTCGCGCTCGTCGAGGGCAACCAGTGGGGCTGGGGCTCGGCCCGCATCCTGGCGCTCTTCGCCACCGCGGTGATCGGCCTCGTCGGCTTCGTCATCATCGAGCGCCGGTCCCGCGCGCCGATGGTCGACTTCACGTTCTTCCGCTCGCGCGAGTTCTTCGGCGCCAACGCGGTCGCGTTCATCGTGACGTTCGGCATGTTCGCGATGTTCTTCTTCCTCGCGCTCTACATGCAGAACGTGCGCGACTACACCGCGCTCCAGGCGGGCGTGCGGTTCCTGCCGACGACCCTGCTGATCATCGTCACGGCGCCGCTGGCCGGGCGCCTGAGCGACCGCATCGGCTCGAAGCTGCCGATGGTCGCCGGCCTGCTCATCGTCAGCGGCTCGCTGTTCTGGCAGAGCTTCCTGACGACCTCGAGCGGCTACGGGTTCCTCGTCGTCCCGTTCATGATGATGGGCGTCGGCATGGGCCTCGTCATGTCGCCGATGAGCACGGCCGCGATGAACGCGGTGCCCGTGACGAAGGCCGGCGTCGCCTCCGGCATCCTGTCCATGACCCGCATGGTCGGCGGCACGTTCGGGGTCGCCGCGCTCGGCGCGCTGATCACCGCGCTGGGCCGCGACCGGCTCGGCCACCTCCTCCCCCAGGCCGGCTCCGGCCAGCTCGACAAGCTCGCCGACGCGCTCGGCGCCGGCGCCGCACCGGCCGGCGCCCCGTCGTCGGCGATGGACGACGCGTTCGTCCATGCCCTCCAGGGCGGCATGCGCCTCGGCGCGGCCGTCGTCCTGGTGGGTGCGTTCGTGGCCGCGGCGACGATCTCCTCCCGTCGCCGCGTGCCCGCGAACGCCGGCCAGGGCGTGGACGCCGCGCAGACCGAGCTCGCCGCGTAG
- a CDS encoding MarR family winged helix-turn-helix transcriptional regulator: MQASTETPHRVAEQLVALWHHCLSDATRLYSLLAELDIGLTDMKLMHHLSHSRTEPTVKELADSMRLSLPGASRAADALLRRGWVERREDEQDRRMKRLRITDDGRDVLRRVEEARLAGLESLIATLPAEDLDRLGAAIGPILRELEGRTP; this comes from the coding sequence GTGCAAGCAAGCACTGAGACCCCGCATCGAGTCGCCGAGCAGCTCGTCGCGCTCTGGCACCACTGCCTGAGCGACGCGACGCGCCTGTACTCGCTGCTCGCCGAGCTCGACATCGGCCTCACCGACATGAAGCTCATGCACCACCTGTCGCACTCGCGCACCGAGCCCACCGTCAAGGAGCTCGCCGACAGCATGCGGCTCTCCCTGCCCGGGGCGAGCCGCGCCGCCGACGCGCTCCTGCGCCGCGGATGGGTCGAGCGCCGCGAGGACGAGCAGGACCGTCGCATGAAGCGCCTGCGGATCACGGATGACGGACGCGACGTCCTGCGTCGCGTCGAAGAGGCGCGCCTGGCCGGCCTCGAGAGCCTCATCGCCACCCTCCCGGCGGAGGATCTCGACCGCCTCGGCGCCGCCATCGGACCGATCCTGCGAGAGCTGGAAGGACGTACCCCGTGA
- a CDS encoding exonuclease domain-containing protein produces the protein MDLLAQPLRTVEFLAVDTETNGLGGDGCEVTEVGAVLVGGGELHDRFASLCAVRAPLSRGVQRLTGITQAMVDEAPEAEIVLADLVAALEGRVLVAHNAAFDRRVLRQACERRGLVWPDPPAICTVALARRFAPLARQRRLVPLAESLGIEVTDRHRALADAETCGRVFCALLPRLAAHAPTVGDALALLKPARAARSRAAATDGGRHGARRRRAGARSELMEEPAGRETALDSLAGARELPDEPGVYIFRNAGGQPLYVGKSIALRTRVRSHFAASSDPSAWTAQAASVDYQQAASELGALVLENRLIKRLAPPGNVRLKHQDRFVYLRCRLDIAFPVLEVAPAPASGHAVSVGPLRGRAVAAELVEQLNSLFGLRHCGRKLPRRQWPSAYGQMGRCLSPCLGDLDPNLYRRRLDEALALFTGQGDGGAALLAHIDAETRAAAGAQRYERAAWLRRRRARLEQLLSRLDGVLGATHARPKLVRAPHPRDEGRGDLFWLVGGRVVDWCPSGPDDLAERTAAALRHWDPRRPTGHLPAGEVDEARIVAGWVATNAPPQLTLDPVPDSGRLAAFAA, from the coding sequence GTGGACCTTCTCGCCCAGCCGCTGCGCACCGTCGAGTTCCTGGCGGTCGACACCGAGACGAACGGCCTCGGCGGCGACGGGTGCGAGGTCACCGAGGTGGGCGCCGTGCTCGTCGGCGGCGGCGAGCTCCACGACCGCTTCGCCTCGCTGTGCGCCGTCCGCGCGCCGCTCTCGCGCGGGGTCCAGCGGCTCACCGGCATCACCCAGGCCATGGTGGACGAGGCGCCCGAGGCCGAGATCGTCCTCGCCGACCTCGTCGCTGCGCTCGAGGGCCGCGTGCTCGTCGCGCACAACGCCGCCTTCGACCGGCGGGTGCTGCGCCAGGCCTGCGAGCGCCGCGGGCTCGTCTGGCCCGACCCGCCCGCGATCTGCACGGTCGCGCTCGCCCGGCGCTTCGCGCCGCTGGCGCGCCAGCGGCGGCTGGTGCCGCTCGCCGAGTCGCTCGGCATCGAGGTCACCGACCGCCACCGCGCGCTCGCCGACGCCGAGACCTGCGGCCGCGTGTTCTGCGCGCTGCTTCCGCGGCTGGCTGCGCACGCGCCCACGGTCGGCGATGCGCTGGCGCTGCTCAAGCCGGCGCGGGCAGCCCGGAGCCGGGCCGCCGCCACCGACGGCGGCCGCCACGGCGCGCGCCGCCGCCGCGCCGGCGCGCGGTCCGAGCTCATGGAGGAGCCGGCGGGCCGCGAGACGGCGCTCGACAGCCTCGCCGGCGCGCGCGAGCTCCCCGACGAGCCCGGCGTCTACATCTTCCGCAACGCCGGCGGCCAGCCGCTGTACGTCGGCAAGTCGATCGCCCTGCGCACGCGCGTGCGGTCGCACTTCGCCGCCTCGAGCGACCCGTCGGCCTGGACGGCGCAGGCGGCGAGCGTCGACTACCAGCAGGCGGCGTCCGAGCTGGGCGCGCTGGTGCTCGAGAACCGGCTCATCAAGCGGCTCGCCCCGCCCGGCAACGTGCGCCTCAAGCACCAGGACCGCTTCGTGTACCTGCGCTGCCGCCTCGACATCGCGTTCCCCGTGCTCGAGGTGGCGCCCGCGCCCGCGAGCGGGCATGCCGTCAGCGTCGGGCCGCTGCGCGGGCGGGCGGTCGCCGCCGAGCTCGTCGAGCAGCTCAACTCGCTCTTCGGCCTGCGCCACTGCGGGCGCAAGCTGCCGCGCCGCCAGTGGCCGTCGGCGTACGGCCAGATGGGCCGCTGCCTGTCGCCCTGCCTCGGCGACCTCGACCCGAACCTCTACCGCCGCCGTCTCGACGAGGCGCTTGCGCTGTTCACCGGGCAGGGCGACGGGGGCGCGGCGCTGCTCGCGCACATCGACGCCGAGACCCGCGCGGCGGCCGGCGCGCAGCGCTACGAGCGCGCGGCGTGGCTGCGGCGCCGGCGCGCGCGGCTGGAGCAGCTGCTGTCGCGCCTCGACGGCGTGCTCGGGGCGACGCACGCCCGGCCGAAGCTCGTCCGCGCTCCGCACCCGCGCGACGAGGGACGCGGAGACCTGTTCTGGCTCGTGGGCGGGCGGGTCGTCGACTGGTGCCCGAGCGGTCCGGACGACCTCGCCGAGCGCACCGCGGCGGCGCTGCGGCACTGGGACCCGCGGCGACCGACCGGGCATCTGCCCGCCGGCGAGGTCGACGAGGCGCGGATCGTCGCGGGGTGGGTGGCGACGAACGCGCCGCCGCAGCTGACGCTGGACCCGGTACCGGATTCGGGTCGGCTGGCGGCGTTCGCGGCCTGA
- the ygfZ gene encoding CAF17-like 4Fe-4S cluster assembly/insertion protein YgfZ has translation MTTSLAMTENEVAAIRDGCGLVDRSERGKLALTGAQAKEFLAGQVTNDVEGLEPGTGCYAAFLTHKGKMQGDLRVLDLGDELWLDTERGALQALFDMIRRFKIGFDVELHKRTLECGLLSLIGPGARAVAAAQELPVAEHSSMRARRGGADVVIVATFAGVDLICAAQDVEAVRAWLAEQGAVPISEAAADVVRVEAGRPRFGIDIDDTTIPQEAGLNERAVSFTKGCYVGQETVARLFYKGKPNRHLRGLRLEGPAATGDVLRAGEREVGRVGTVVESPQLGPIALAMVRREAEPGAEVEVGDGARATVVELPFRG, from the coding sequence ATGACCACGAGTTTAGCCATGACTGAAAACGAAGTTGCCGCGATCCGGGACGGGTGCGGCCTGGTGGATCGCTCCGAACGCGGGAAGCTCGCGCTGACCGGCGCCCAGGCCAAGGAGTTCCTGGCCGGCCAGGTGACCAACGACGTGGAGGGGCTCGAGCCGGGGACCGGCTGCTATGCCGCCTTCCTCACCCACAAGGGCAAGATGCAGGGCGACCTGCGCGTGCTCGACCTCGGCGACGAGCTGTGGCTCGACACCGAGCGCGGCGCGCTGCAGGCGCTGTTCGACATGATCCGGCGCTTCAAGATCGGCTTCGACGTCGAGCTGCACAAGCGGACGCTCGAGTGCGGGCTCCTGTCGCTGATCGGGCCGGGCGCCCGCGCCGTCGCCGCGGCGCAGGAGCTGCCGGTGGCCGAGCACAGCTCGATGCGCGCGCGGCGCGGCGGCGCCGACGTCGTGATCGTCGCGACGTTCGCCGGCGTCGACCTCATCTGCGCCGCCCAGGACGTCGAGGCGGTGCGGGCCTGGCTCGCCGAGCAGGGCGCCGTGCCGATCTCCGAGGCCGCCGCCGACGTCGTCCGCGTCGAGGCGGGACGGCCGCGCTTCGGCATCGACATCGACGACACGACGATCCCGCAGGAGGCCGGCCTCAACGAGCGCGCGGTCAGCTTCACGAAGGGCTGCTACGTCGGCCAGGAGACGGTCGCGCGCCTGTTCTACAAGGGCAAGCCGAACCGGCACCTGCGCGGCCTGCGCCTCGAGGGTCCCGCCGCGACCGGCGACGTGCTGCGCGCCGGCGAGCGCGAGGTGGGCCGGGTCGGCACGGTCGTCGAGTCGCCGCAGCTCGGGCCGATCGCGCTGGCGATGGTGCGGCGCGAGGCCGAGCCGGGCGCCGAGGTCGAGGTCGGCGACGGCGCGCGGGCGACCGTCGTCGAGCTGCCGTTCCGCGGCTGA
- a CDS encoding metal-dependent transcriptional regulator, giving the protein MAKLVVMESVTSAVEDYAKAIYALERRSEGGAVTTNALAERLGVTAASASNMVKKLDGLGLVRHVPYRGVQLTPEGAKVALEVIRHHRLLELYLAEKLGVPWDRVHDEAEVLEHVLSEELEELIATKLGDPTHDPHGDPIPTRELVIDDVAHPTLQELEPGAEGIFVRVSDSDPSMLRYLADRGIRPGAAFAVVDKQPFDGPVFARFGEAAEVHVLGGALARAMRVDVEER; this is encoded by the coding sequence ATGGCTAAACTCGTGGTCATGGAGAGCGTCACGTCCGCCGTCGAAGACTACGCCAAGGCGATCTACGCCCTGGAGCGGCGCTCCGAGGGCGGCGCGGTGACGACGAACGCGCTGGCCGAGCGGCTCGGCGTGACGGCCGCCTCCGCCTCGAACATGGTCAAGAAGCTCGACGGCCTCGGGCTCGTGCGCCACGTCCCGTACCGCGGGGTCCAGCTGACGCCGGAGGGGGCGAAGGTGGCGCTGGAGGTCATCCGCCACCACCGCCTGCTCGAGCTCTACCTCGCGGAGAAGCTCGGGGTGCCGTGGGACCGCGTGCACGACGAGGCCGAGGTGCTCGAGCACGTGCTCTCCGAGGAGCTCGAGGAGCTCATCGCGACCAAGCTGGGCGACCCCACGCACGACCCGCACGGCGACCCGATCCCCACCCGCGAGCTCGTCATCGACGACGTCGCGCACCCGACGCTGCAGGAGCTCGAGCCCGGCGCCGAGGGCATCTTCGTCCGCGTCTCGGACTCCGACCCGTCGATGCTGCGCTACCTCGCCGATCGCGGCATCCGGCCGGGAGCGGCGTTCGCGGTCGTCGACAAGCAGCCGTTCGACGGTCCCGTGTTCGCGCGCTTCGGCGAGGCCGCCGAGGTCCACGTGCTCGGCGGAGCGCTGGCGCGCGCGATGCGGGTGGACGTCGAGGAGCGATGA
- a CDS encoding Nramp family divalent metal transporter, with protein sequence MNEPPAAGVLATDAAPAEAELSAPAALRAVAEGPSELEALRARGRVRGMLPMLGPAFVAAVAYVDPGNFATNIAGGAKFGYLLLWVILAANLMAMLIQSLSAKVGTATGKNLPELCRERFPRPVTIGLWIQAELIAMATDLAEFIGAAIALNLLFGVPLLPAGLITAVVAFGILALQSRGHRRFELVIVGMLGVILLGFLYDTLRIGFDAGEAAKGFVPNFEGTDSILLATGILGATVMPHVIYLHSALTQRRIIARDEGERRRIVRYGRVDVLIALGLAGIVNMSMLLVAASLFHSNGLTGIDTIEGAHTAFGALAGAPAALAFALALLASGFASSSVGTYAGQVVMQGFIGRTIPLALRRAITMAPALVVLAIGADPTDSLVLSQVVLSFGIPFALVPLVLLTRNREVMGALVNRRSTTILAAVVALMIIALNCFLLVDTFLG encoded by the coding sequence ATGAACGAGCCGCCGGCAGCCGGGGTCCTCGCGACCGATGCGGCGCCGGCGGAGGCCGAGCTTTCCGCTCCGGCCGCGCTGCGCGCGGTGGCGGAGGGGCCGAGCGAGCTCGAGGCGCTGCGGGCCCGCGGTCGCGTGCGGGGCATGCTGCCGATGCTCGGCCCGGCGTTCGTCGCCGCGGTCGCGTACGTCGACCCGGGCAACTTCGCCACGAACATCGCCGGCGGCGCGAAGTTCGGCTACCTGCTGCTGTGGGTGATCCTCGCCGCGAACCTGATGGCGATGCTCATCCAGTCGCTGTCGGCGAAGGTCGGCACCGCGACCGGCAAGAACCTCCCCGAGCTGTGCCGCGAGCGCTTCCCGCGGCCCGTGACCATCGGCCTGTGGATCCAGGCCGAGCTGATCGCGATGGCGACCGACCTCGCCGAGTTCATCGGCGCCGCCATCGCGCTGAACCTGCTCTTCGGCGTCCCGCTGCTGCCCGCCGGCCTCATCACCGCGGTCGTCGCCTTCGGCATCCTCGCCCTGCAGTCGCGCGGCCACCGCCGCTTCGAACTCGTCATCGTCGGGATGCTCGGCGTGATCCTCCTCGGGTTCCTGTACGACACGCTGCGCATCGGCTTCGACGCGGGCGAGGCGGCCAAGGGCTTCGTGCCGAACTTCGAGGGCACTGACTCGATCCTGCTGGCCACCGGGATCCTCGGCGCCACGGTGATGCCGCACGTGATCTACCTGCACAGCGCGCTGACCCAGCGCCGGATCATCGCCCGCGACGAGGGCGAGCGCCGGCGGATCGTCCGCTACGGCCGCGTCGACGTGCTCATCGCCCTCGGGCTCGCCGGCATCGTGAACATGTCGATGCTCCTCGTCGCTGCGTCGCTGTTCCACTCCAACGGCCTGACCGGCATCGACACGATCGAGGGCGCCCATACCGCGTTCGGCGCCCTCGCGGGCGCGCCGGCCGCGCTCGCGTTCGCGCTCGCCCTGCTCGCCTCCGGATTCGCGTCGTCGAGCGTCGGCACCTACGCCGGGCAGGTCGTGATGCAGGGCTTCATCGGGCGCACGATCCCGCTCGCCCTGCGGCGGGCGATCACCATGGCGCCCGCGCTCGTCGTCCTGGCGATCGGGGCCGATCCGACCGACTCGCTCGTGCTCAGCCAGGTGGTGCTGAGCTTCGGCATCCCGTTCGCGCTCGTGCCGCTGGTCCTGCTCACCCGCAACCGCGAGGTGATGGGCGCGCTCGTCAACCGGCGCTCGACCACGATCCTCGCCGCCGTCGTCGCGCTGATGATCATCGCGCTGAACTGCTTCCTGCTCGTCGACACGTTCCTCGGCTGA
- a CDS encoding ABC transporter substrate-binding protein produces MRRLVLVWVLLSLSAAALLLSGCGTREADRPNADATLLLDFTPNGVHAGIYSAVARGYDTAEGVHLRVRQPSSSSDAVKLLLGGRTDFAVLDIHDLAIAREQGRDVVGVMSIAQRPLAAVLAQPGTRSPRDLQGHRVGVTGLPSDEAVLRSIVKGAGGEPEQVRTTTIGFNAVPALLGGKVAGATAFWDVEGVALQRRRPGFRQFRVDEFGAPSYPELVLCVTHETLRDKPALVRATVAALQRGYRFTLEDPESSAADLLSQVPAASRDEIMAQLDVLDSVFTGPTGVPGALDPGVLRDWARWEARFGITRRPPDVAEAFDTRYANASLRGS; encoded by the coding sequence ATGCGACGCCTCGTACTGGTGTGGGTTCTGCTTTCGCTGAGCGCGGCCGCGCTCCTGCTCTCCGGCTGCGGCACGCGGGAGGCGGACCGCCCCAACGCCGACGCCACCCTGCTGCTCGACTTCACGCCCAACGGCGTGCACGCGGGCATCTACTCGGCGGTCGCGCGCGGCTACGACACGGCGGAAGGGGTCCACCTGCGCGTGCGCCAGCCGTCGTCGTCCAGCGACGCGGTCAAGCTGCTGCTCGGCGGCCGCACGGACTTCGCCGTCCTCGACATCCATGACCTGGCCATCGCGCGCGAGCAGGGTCGCGACGTCGTCGGCGTCATGAGCATCGCCCAGCGCCCGCTGGCCGCGGTGCTCGCCCAGCCCGGCACGCGCAGCCCCCGCGACCTGCAGGGCCACCGGGTCGGCGTGACCGGCCTGCCATCGGACGAGGCGGTGCTGCGGTCGATCGTCAAGGGCGCGGGCGGCGAGCCCGAGCAGGTGAGGACGACGACGATCGGCTTCAACGCCGTGCCCGCCCTGCTCGGGGGCAAGGTCGCCGGCGCGACCGCGTTCTGGGACGTCGAGGGCGTGGCGCTCCAGCGCCGGCGCCCCGGCTTCCGTCAGTTCCGCGTCGACGAGTTCGGCGCCCCCTCCTACCCGGAGCTGGTGCTGTGCGTGACGCACGAGACGCTGCGCGACAAGCCCGCGCTCGTGCGCGCGACCGTCGCCGCGCTGCAGCGCGGCTACCGGTTCACGCTCGAGGACCCGGAATCGAGCGCGGCCGATCTGCTGTCGCAGGTCCCGGCCGCGTCGCGCGACGAGATCATGGCCCAGCTCGACGTGCTCGACAGCGTCTTCACCGGGCCGACCGGCGTGCCGGGCGCGCTCGACCCCGGGGTGCTGCGCGACTGGGCCCGGTGGGAGGCGCGGTTCGGGATCACGCGCCGGCCGCCCGACGTGGCCGAGGCGTTCGACACGCGCTACGCGAACGCGTCCCTGCGAGGCTCCTGA